A portion of the Nakamurella flava genome contains these proteins:
- a CDS encoding flavin-containing monooxygenase yields the protein MKIAIVGAGFAGLSSAKVLTELGHDVVVYEKAPDVGGVWSATRRYPGLKTQNDKGTYSLSDLAMPADYPEWPAGEQVQAYLESYAQKFGLRPLLRLGTEVTHAAPVPGGGWNVTTAAGTEHVDHLVMASGIFSRPFIPTIPGADLFEKLGGQIIPGSDWHDREQVRGKNVIVLGYGKSACDVTVEISKVAASTTVVARELLWKMPRKIKGIVNYKYLMLTRLGEGLFRYRVISGPEKVLHARNSMMANQMLGSVEKVTTGQLGLKKIGLLPHGRFADIARSTVSLVSEGFFEGVADGSITVKRESIIRRFVERDGRAYAELGSGEQIPVDVVVAATGWTQDIPCLPADVVDQLTDDNGDFLLYRQIHPVNVPDLSFAGYNSSFFSPLSAEVSAIWIGSLLGGNHTLPSREVMLARVTERLAWMRERTRGKHARGTNVIPFSVHNIDEVLSDVGINVGALTRAKQWLLPICPQDYRGITPALAQRLRARGTLCHGAPARDTAAEPRQAVRA from the coding sequence CGGGCTTGAAGACGCAGAACGACAAGGGCACCTACTCGTTGTCCGACCTGGCCATGCCGGCCGACTACCCGGAATGGCCGGCAGGCGAACAGGTGCAGGCCTACCTGGAGTCCTACGCCCAGAAGTTCGGGCTGCGGCCGCTGCTGCGGCTGGGCACCGAGGTCACCCACGCCGCCCCCGTACCGGGCGGCGGCTGGAACGTCACCACCGCCGCCGGCACCGAGCACGTCGACCACCTGGTGATGGCCAGCGGGATCTTCTCCCGCCCGTTCATCCCGACCATCCCGGGCGCCGACCTGTTCGAGAAGCTGGGCGGGCAGATCATTCCCGGCAGCGACTGGCACGACCGTGAGCAGGTGCGCGGCAAGAACGTCATCGTGCTCGGCTACGGCAAGTCGGCCTGCGACGTCACCGTCGAGATCTCCAAGGTCGCCGCTTCCACCACCGTGGTCGCCCGCGAACTGCTCTGGAAGATGCCCCGCAAGATCAAGGGCATCGTCAACTACAAGTACCTGATGCTCACCCGCCTCGGCGAGGGACTGTTCCGCTATCGCGTCATCTCCGGGCCGGAGAAGGTGCTGCACGCGCGGAACTCGATGATGGCCAACCAGATGCTGGGCAGCGTGGAGAAGGTCACCACCGGCCAGCTCGGACTCAAGAAGATCGGGCTGCTGCCGCACGGCCGCTTCGCCGACATCGCCCGGTCCACCGTCTCGCTGGTCTCCGAAGGATTCTTCGAGGGCGTCGCCGACGGCTCGATCACCGTCAAGCGGGAGAGCATCATCCGCCGGTTCGTCGAGCGGGACGGCCGCGCCTACGCCGAACTGGGCTCCGGTGAACAGATCCCGGTCGACGTCGTCGTCGCCGCCACTGGCTGGACGCAGGACATCCCCTGCCTGCCCGCCGATGTCGTGGACCAGCTCACCGACGACAACGGCGACTTCCTGCTGTACCGGCAGATCCACCCGGTCAACGTGCCGGACCTCAGCTTCGCCGGGTACAACTCGTCGTTCTTCTCGCCGCTGTCGGCCGAGGTGTCCGCCATCTGGATCGGCTCGCTGCTCGGCGGCAACCACACGCTTCCCAGTCGCGAGGTGATGCTCGCGCGCGTCACCGAACGGCTGGCCTGGATGCGGGAACGCACCCGCGGCAAGCACGCCCGCGGCACCAACGTCATCCCGTTCTCGGTGCACAACATCGACGAGGTGCTCTCCGACGTCGGCATCAACGTCGGCGCGCTGACCCGGGCCAAGCAGTGGCTGCTGCCGATCTGCCCGCAGGACTACCGGGGCATCACCCCGGCGCTGGCCCAGCGGCTCCGGGCCCGCGGAACCCTCTGCCACGGCGCGCCGGCACGTGACACCGCGGCCGAGCCGCGGCAGGCTGTGCGGGCATGA